A genomic window from Flavobacterium johnsoniae includes:
- the murI gene encoding glutamate racemase: protein MTNNNPIGVFDSGIGGTSIWSAIHDLLPNEKTIYLADSKNAPYGQKSKDEIVALSKKNVEFLLDNNCKLIVVACNTATTNAIRELRADYDIPFVGIEPAIKPAANNSQTQVIGILATKGTLNSELFNKTAEMFQNTTIIEQVGYGLVQLIEDGNLYSPEMTQLLESYLQPMIDANIDYLVLGCSHYPYLIPQIKKILPDHIKIIDSGEAVARQTKNLLRDKVGFSDSLENNPVFYVNSNPAVLESILEHKYSVIKKDF from the coding sequence ATGACAAACAACAATCCTATAGGCGTTTTTGATTCTGGTATTGGAGGAACTTCCATTTGGAGCGCCATTCATGACTTGCTTCCAAACGAAAAAACTATATATCTGGCTGACAGCAAAAATGCTCCCTATGGGCAAAAAAGCAAAGATGAAATTGTTGCATTGAGTAAAAAAAATGTTGAGTTTTTACTCGATAATAATTGTAAATTAATTGTTGTTGCTTGTAATACTGCGACAACAAATGCAATACGAGAATTACGTGCTGATTATGATATTCCATTTGTTGGAATTGAACCCGCTATAAAGCCTGCTGCAAATAATTCACAGACACAAGTTATTGGAATTTTGGCTACGAAAGGAACTTTAAACAGTGAGCTGTTTAATAAGACTGCAGAAATGTTCCAAAACACCACAATTATTGAGCAAGTTGGTTATGGTCTTGTACAACTTATTGAAGACGGAAATCTATATTCTCCAGAAATGACGCAATTATTAGAGTCTTATTTACAGCCAATGATTGATGCCAATATCGATTATCTTGTCTTAGGATGCAGTCATTATCCGTATTTGATTCCGCAGATAAAAAAAATTCTCCCAGATCATATTAAAATAATAGATTCAGGAGAAGCTGTTGCAAGACAAACTAAAAATTTACTTCGAGATAAAGTTGGTTTTTCAGATAGTTTAGAAAATAATCCCGTTTTTTATGTCAATTCTAATCCAGCTGTTTTAGAATCAATTTTAGAACATAAATATTCGGTAATCAAAAAGGACTTTTAA